A genomic stretch from Algoriphagus halophilus includes:
- a CDS encoding esterase, which produces MKKNLWIAILITLLIGTQSYAQEALFGAQQITSPEIHEDGSVTFRFFAPEAEKIEVTGDFLPTVKVETPRGMMDAPGKAELIKDDKGVWSFTSQPLSPELYNYSFLIDGLRSTDPNNPFLIRDVASITNIFIVGEGQASFYRVNDVPHGTVAKRWYDSPGLGMDRRITIYTPPGYEQSNEQFPVLYLLHGAGGDEEAWVSLGRTAQIMDNLIAQGKAKPMIVVMPNGNVIQDGAPGEGSDGFYKPQFMVPKTMDGTYEDNFMDIIRFVEANYQVKANKANRAIAGLSMGGFHTLHISRHYPNMFDYIGLFSAAIMPREDATGRVYSNFDETLKNQMDNGYELYWIAIGKTDFLYEANKEFRAKLDSMNMPYEYVESEGGHIWRNWRVYLTQFAPQLFK; this is translated from the coding sequence ATGAAAAAAAATCTTTGGATTGCGATTTTGATTACCCTCTTGATTGGAACTCAGTCCTATGCACAAGAAGCCTTATTTGGAGCTCAGCAGATTACTTCTCCAGAAATCCACGAAGATGGATCCGTCACATTTAGATTCTTTGCCCCAGAAGCAGAGAAAATAGAAGTAACGGGGGACTTTCTTCCTACAGTCAAAGTCGAAACTCCGAGAGGCATGATGGATGCACCTGGTAAAGCGGAATTGATAAAAGATGATAAAGGTGTATGGTCTTTTACCTCCCAACCCCTATCACCGGAGCTTTACAATTACTCCTTCCTAATAGATGGTTTGAGATCTACTGACCCTAATAACCCATTTTTAATTAGAGACGTTGCTTCCATCACCAATATATTTATTGTAGGGGAAGGACAAGCTTCCTTCTATAGAGTAAATGATGTTCCTCATGGTACCGTAGCAAAAAGGTGGTACGACTCTCCCGGATTGGGAATGGATAGAAGAATCACGATTTATACACCTCCAGGATATGAGCAGTCAAACGAGCAATTCCCTGTACTTTATTTACTGCATGGTGCTGGAGGAGATGAAGAAGCTTGGGTCTCATTAGGAAGAACGGCCCAAATCATGGATAATTTGATTGCTCAAGGAAAAGCTAAACCAATGATTGTGGTGATGCCTAATGGTAATGTCATTCAAGACGGAGCTCCAGGGGAAGGAAGTGACGGTTTCTATAAGCCACAGTTTATGGTTCCAAAAACTATGGATGGAACTTATGAAGACAACTTTATGGACATCATCAGGTTTGTAGAAGCCAATTACCAGGTAAAAGCAAATAAAGCCAATAGAGCAATTGCTGGCCTTTCAATGGGTGGGTTCCATACTTTGCATATTTCAAGACATTACCCAAATATGTTTGATTACATAGGGTTATTCTCTGCAGCCATCATGCCTCGGGAAGATGCTACAGGAAGAGTTTATTCAAATTTCGATGAAACTCTAAAAAACCAAATGGATAATGGATACGAATTATATTGGATTGCCATTGGTAAAACTGATTTCTTGTATGAGGCCAATAAAGAATTCAGAGCAAAACTTGATTCCATGAATATGCCTTATGAATATGTGGAGTCCGAAGGTGGTCATATTTGGAGAAACTGGAGAGTGTATTTAACACAGTTTGCCCCTCAATTATTTAAATAA
- a CDS encoding DUF6197 family protein: MKNALIILFLLIPYISFSQSEDRNLTFDSLDFKIIQQASLILQDSSVWNKNDDRECEDDIENKSYSLFCALFKASMDVTGEYVHRRAGMQQVRFTLEKYEDGRVTAHRLMDWNNHSNTTFEEVKMVLEEALEVVQTQLKHGK; encoded by the coding sequence ATGAAAAATGCCCTAATCATTCTCTTTCTCCTGATACCCTACATTTCTTTTTCGCAATCAGAAGACAGAAACCTAACATTTGACTCCTTAGATTTTAAAATTATCCAACAAGCGAGCTTGATCCTTCAGGATTCTTCTGTTTGGAATAAAAATGATGACCGGGAATGTGAGGATGATATTGAAAACAAAAGCTACAGCCTATTTTGTGCACTTTTCAAAGCTTCCATGGACGTTACTGGAGAATATGTGCATCGTAGAGCGGGGATGCAACAAGTTCGATTTACCTTGGAAAAGTACGAGGATGGTAGAGTAACTGCCCATCGATTAATGGACTGGAACAATCACTCCAATACCACTTTTGAAGAAGTTAAGATGGTGTTGGAGGAAGCATTGGAAGTTGTCCAGACCCAACTAAAACACGGCAAATAA
- a CDS encoding DUF2306 domain-containing protein has protein sequence MKLFQHKFTWWLFAFLSMVIGIYPILYFIFGRQFGILNSKAPEQLNSLFWNGNFYSHIVFGGIALAIGWIQFNQKLRDKNRKLHKRIGMAYVTAAFISSLSGIYVATYTAGGMVASGGFLALGFTWLITSLMGWKTAKTKNFDAHEDWMIFSYAACFAAVTLRIYLPILESIFGEFIPAYRIVAWLCWVPNMLVAYWIVRSRNKRPGIA, from the coding sequence ATGAAATTATTCCAACATAAATTTACGTGGTGGCTATTTGCCTTTCTCAGTATGGTAATTGGCATCTACCCTATCCTTTATTTCATTTTTGGGCGTCAATTTGGAATATTAAACTCCAAAGCTCCGGAACAATTAAACAGCCTATTCTGGAATGGAAATTTCTATTCACATATAGTTTTTGGAGGGATAGCCCTTGCCATTGGGTGGATCCAATTCAATCAAAAATTACGGGATAAAAACCGAAAACTCCATAAAAGGATCGGAATGGCTTATGTAACTGCAGCTTTTATATCAAGTCTTAGCGGTATTTATGTAGCCACATATACTGCTGGTGGAATGGTTGCAAGTGGGGGATTTTTAGCTTTAGGATTCACTTGGTTAATAACCAGTCTAATGGGTTGGAAAACTGCCAAAACCAAAAATTTTGATGCACATGAAGACTGGATGATTTTTAGCTATGCGGCATGTTTCGCCGCTGTGACGTTGCGTATTTATTTACCTATTTTAGAAAGCATCTTTGGAGAATTTATCCCGGCCTATAGAATAGTCGCATGGCTTTGCTGGGTTCCAAATATGCTGGTTGCCTATTGGATCGTTCGAAGCAGAAATAAAAGGCCGGGTATAGCATAA
- a CDS encoding alpha-ketoglutarate-dependent dioxygenase AlkB translates to MDLGLSCEAAYYPDFISKEESTAIFKHLIQNFDLTNRSVKLANGVSHPVNFGKVMFMDQNLFDENKLPSHIWGNIAVWSKEMQAVKEKIELFTGHQFQVCVCIYYPDGNSGVDFHSDFVAFGNTSYIPSLSLGEAREFVLRNKMDGQKTSIELGDGSLVIMGYNCQELYEHALPENPKYKNARINLTFRKFGA, encoded by the coding sequence ATGGATTTAGGCTTATCCTGTGAGGCAGCATATTACCCGGACTTTATAAGTAAAGAAGAATCAACTGCAATTTTTAAGCACCTTATCCAAAACTTTGACCTAACCAATAGAAGTGTTAAACTGGCAAATGGAGTGTCTCACCCAGTGAATTTTGGGAAAGTCATGTTCATGGATCAGAACCTTTTTGACGAGAATAAACTTCCCTCCCACATTTGGGGCAACATAGCAGTTTGGTCAAAAGAAATGCAAGCCGTCAAAGAAAAAATAGAATTATTTACAGGCCATCAGTTTCAGGTATGTGTTTGCATCTATTACCCAGATGGAAACTCTGGTGTGGATTTCCATTCTGATTTTGTGGCCTTTGGAAACACGAGTTATATCCCTTCCTTAAGTCTGGGAGAAGCTCGTGAATTTGTTCTTCGAAATAAAATGGATGGTCAGAAGACAAGCATAGAATTAGGAGATGGAAGTTTGGTTATTATGGGTTATAACTGCCAAGAATTATATGAGCATGCCCTTCCGGAGAACCCTAAGTATAAAAACGCTCGAATCAATTTGACTTTTAGAAAATTTGGGGCTTAA
- a CDS encoding SRPBCC family protein, with the protein MYKQLTLSRTFPHSIKKVYETFTSSDNLMKWWGPSGFEMEVKKFEFHPEGIFHFVLKSDAFDMWAKWTFLNIKEPFKLQVINCFSNEAGETVKAPEIPFGPDWPLEMIMDLEFYEQEGNTRIDLVSFPHNSTDAGNKIFSESISQMEEGFNGTFDQLENYLKTS; encoded by the coding sequence ATGTACAAGCAACTAACCCTATCGAGAACGTTTCCTCATTCTATCAAAAAAGTATACGAAACCTTTACTTCTTCCGACAATTTAATGAAATGGTGGGGTCCATCCGGATTTGAAATGGAAGTAAAAAAATTCGAATTTCATCCAGAAGGAATTTTTCATTTCGTATTGAAAAGTGATGCCTTTGACATGTGGGCAAAATGGACCTTTTTAAACATTAAAGAACCTTTTAAACTTCAGGTAATTAATTGTTTTTCAAATGAAGCAGGCGAAACTGTAAAGGCTCCCGAAATACCTTTTGGACCTGATTGGCCTTTGGAAATGATCATGGATTTAGAATTCTATGAACAGGAAGGGAATACCCGAATTGATTTAGTTTCCTTTCCTCATAATTCTACTGATGCAGGAAATAAAATTTTTTCTGAGAGTATCTCCCAGATGGAAGAGGGATTCAATGGTACTTTTGACCAGCTGGAAAATTATTTAAAAACTAGTTAA
- the nudK gene encoding GDP-mannose pyrophosphatase NudK has protein sequence MIQHIKLLKTEILSDNWYKLQKITYQFTKKDGTVITQNREAYDRGNGATILLYNQAQKTVILTRQFRLPTYINGNETGMMIEACAGLLDQENPEDCIKRETEEETGYQIQDVQKVFEAYMSPGSVTEILYFFIAAYSKDMKVSDGGGVDHEEENIEVLEIPFDQAMNMVNLGEIKDAKTIMLLQYLKLQQIL, from the coding sequence ATGATCCAGCATATCAAATTATTGAAAACAGAGATTCTCTCTGATAATTGGTACAAACTTCAAAAAATAACCTACCAATTCACCAAGAAAGATGGTACGGTCATCACCCAAAACCGGGAAGCCTATGACCGAGGCAATGGAGCCACTATTTTATTATATAATCAAGCACAAAAAACGGTGATTTTGACCAGGCAATTTAGACTTCCTACCTATATCAATGGCAATGAAACAGGAATGATGATTGAAGCTTGCGCGGGATTATTGGATCAGGAAAATCCAGAGGATTGTATTAAAAGAGAAACGGAGGAAGAAACCGGATACCAAATCCAAGATGTTCAAAAGGTGTTTGAGGCCTACATGTCCCCTGGATCAGTCACTGAAATTTTATACTTTTTTATTGCAGCCTATTCCAAGGACATGAAGGTGAGTGATGGTGGAGGAGTAGATCATGAGGAAGAAAACATTGAAGTACTTGAAATTCCTTTCGATCAAGCCATGAATATGGTTAATTTAGGAGAAATAAAAGATGCCAAAACCATCATGCTCCTTCAATACCTGAAACTACAACAGATCCTCTAA
- a CDS encoding alanine racemase, giving the protein MSYLQLITSPTLLLDEKICRANIKKMADKAARHHMKLVPHFKTAQSKEIGKWAKDYGITEVTVSSIKMAEYLSGEGWKNIHIAFPFNPLETLKLDKIAENQSISVQIINAKTAQILAEQLHHPVGFFIEIDAGYGRTGVEVTDFGLIEEILLIAKKSDQLNFKGFYLHPGHSYYMPDIPAIYEESRNALSMLKTKYSTEYPDLVTRIGDTPGCAVMEDFGDIDEMGPGNFVFYDLMQSNLGGCDKEDIAVCLAVPVVDIKKDRKEILVHGGGVHLAKDVLIDQDGNKNFGEVVYLNEDGWTIPEDRSYLKSISQEHGIIKASDELLSKVKVGDLLGILPVHSCMTADAMGEYLTLEGKTVDHAEGVHE; this is encoded by the coding sequence ATGAGCTACCTCCAATTAATCACCTCTCCAACTCTTTTACTGGACGAAAAAATTTGCCGGGCCAACATTAAAAAGATGGCTGATAAGGCAGCCCGTCATCACATGAAATTAGTGCCGCATTTTAAAACTGCGCAATCCAAGGAAATAGGAAAATGGGCTAAGGATTATGGAATCACTGAAGTGACCGTTTCTTCCATAAAAATGGCTGAATATTTGAGTGGAGAGGGCTGGAAAAACATACATATTGCCTTCCCATTTAATCCACTGGAAACACTTAAGCTTGATAAAATCGCCGAAAATCAATCCATTTCAGTACAAATCATCAATGCAAAAACGGCTCAGATTCTTGCAGAGCAACTCCATCATCCTGTTGGTTTTTTCATTGAAATTGATGCTGGTTATGGAAGAACAGGAGTAGAAGTGACTGATTTCGGTCTGATCGAAGAAATTTTGTTGATTGCCAAAAAATCGGATCAACTGAATTTTAAAGGATTTTACCTTCACCCTGGCCATAGTTACTACATGCCAGACATTCCAGCTATTTATGAGGAATCAAGGAATGCCTTATCCATGCTAAAAACCAAATACAGTACAGAATACCCTGATCTGGTTACGCGAATTGGAGATACACCCGGATGTGCCGTGATGGAGGACTTTGGCGATATTGATGAAATGGGGCCTGGGAATTTTGTGTTTTACGATTTAATGCAGTCTAATCTTGGAGGTTGTGATAAGGAAGATATTGCGGTTTGCCTGGCCGTCCCTGTAGTGGATATCAAAAAGGACAGGAAAGAGATTTTGGTACACGGAGGTGGAGTCCATTTGGCAAAAGATGTTTTGATCGATCAAGACGGAAATAAAAACTTTGGCGAGGTAGTTTACTTGAACGAAGATGGATGGACGATTCCTGAAGACAGGTCTTACTTAAAAAGTATCTCACAGGAACATGGCATCATCAAGGCCTCTGACGAATTATTGAGCAAGGTCAAAGTTGGAGATCTCCTTGGTATTCTACCGGTCCATTCCTGTATGACTGCTGATGCCATGGGTGAATATTTGACCCTGGAGGGAAAAACGGTAGACCATGCTGAAGGAGTTCATGAATAA